In Actinomycetota bacterium, a single genomic region encodes these proteins:
- a CDS encoding nuclear transport factor 2 family protein, with protein MADALVDNLSCGRVALGWRGGTDEAGIRRTIAAYPELVDDGRFEEVGRLYAPDGLLAPRAGPGRDRRLSRRPPSMR; from the coding sequence GTGGCAGATGCGCTCGTCGACAACCTCTCCTGCGGCCGAGTTGCGCTGGGGTGGCGCGGGGGTACTGACGAGGCGGGCATCCGCCGGACGATCGCGGCCTACCCGGAGCTCGTCGACGACGGACGGTTCGAGGAAGTCGGGCGGCTGTACGCGCCCGACGGGCTGCTTGCTCCCAGGGCCGGCCCCGGACGAGATCGGCGCCTTTCTCGCCGCCCTCCCTCGATGAGGTGA
- a CDS encoding FCD domain-containing protein, with the protein MSQIPTLKPLERRRAFEEILAQLEAAIESGHIGAGDRLPSERDLAESLGVSRTSVREALRVLEGLGLVRVRPGAEHGATFLEEPANALPRLFGLLFALRHISLASLIDFRATLETSAAATVARSGKTEIVADLEAVVEQMREPDLDPVRFHELDADFHFRLVRGAGNEFATLVLEGVRGAVAQVMLDAIVAAGNWEATHARLVAEHAAIVAAFRSGRDVKAATLIERHIRGFYEQHLRAG; encoded by the coding sequence ATGTCTCAAATCCCTACACTCAAGCCGCTCGAGCGCCGCCGGGCGTTCGAAGAAATCCTCGCCCAGCTCGAGGCTGCGATCGAGTCCGGTCACATCGGCGCGGGCGATAGGCTCCCTTCGGAACGCGACCTGGCGGAGAGCCTCGGCGTATCGCGAACCTCCGTGCGCGAGGCGCTCCGCGTGCTCGAAGGACTCGGTCTTGTGCGCGTTCGCCCGGGCGCCGAGCACGGCGCGACCTTTCTCGAGGAGCCGGCGAATGCCCTGCCCCGCCTCTTCGGGCTGCTTTTCGCACTCCGCCACATCAGCCTCGCGAGCCTGATCGACTTCCGCGCCACACTGGAGACATCGGCGGCGGCGACCGTCGCACGCAGCGGCAAGACGGAGATCGTCGCGGACCTCGAAGCGGTCGTCGAGCAGATGCGGGAACCGGATCTCGACCCAGTGCGCTTCCATGAGCTGGACGCCGACTTCCACTTTCGGCTCGTCCGCGGCGCTGGCAACGAGTTCGCAACGCTCGTGCTCGAGGGCGTCCGCGGCGCCGTGGCGCAGGTGATGCTCGATGCGATTGTCGCCGCCGGCAACTGGGAGGCGACCCACGCGCGGCTGGTCGCCGAGCACGCAGCGATCGTGGCCGCCTTCCGTTCCGGCCGTGACGTCAAGGCGGCGACGCTGATCGAGCGACACATCCGCGGTTTTTACGAGCAGCACCTTCGGGCCGGCTAA
- a CDS encoding methylmalonyl-CoA mutase family protein gives MSDVERWERETVAPFLDRVEERRQEFTTRSGRVVRRLYTAADVLRRDDGEGFPGEFPFLRGPYPTMYRARPWTMRQIAGYGGPEDTNDRLRYLIAQGQTGISIDFDMPTLMGFDSDHEDASGEVGREGVAIDHVDDLHALLDSIDLGAISVSMTINPTAWVLLAMHVVVAEERGVPLDGLAGTTQADIVKEFVAQKEWVYPVAPSMRLVRDMIVFSAERLPRWNAVNISGYHIREAGATASQEVAFTLAAGIAYSEDVVASGLPFDDFAPRLSFYFVADSEFLEEVAKFRAARRLWARIARDRFGAENPESMRLRFHCQTAGSALTARQPLNNIVRASLQALAAVFGGAQSLHVSGMDEALAIPSELAMKVALRTQQIILEESGVSSTIDPLGGSYAVEALTNEIEQEAAEYLEEIDARGGTVECVESGFFQQEIADAAYRSQLEKESGERVVVGVNAYREQQDGALPFEIHRIDPKTEARKVAALREFRARRDQARVDSALEELGRVAATDENVMLPTIEAVRARATGGEIVDTLRAPFGTYVETVVF, from the coding sequence ATGAGCGACGTCGAGCGGTGGGAGCGGGAGACGGTCGCGCCGTTTCTTGACCGGGTCGAGGAGCGCCGGCAAGAGTTCACCACGCGGTCGGGACGGGTCGTTCGGCGCCTCTACACCGCCGCCGACGTGCTGCGGCGGGACGACGGCGAGGGGTTCCCGGGCGAGTTCCCTTTCCTGCGTGGGCCGTACCCGACGATGTACAGGGCGCGGCCATGGACCATGCGTCAGATTGCCGGCTATGGCGGACCCGAGGACACGAACGATCGCCTCCGGTACCTGATCGCGCAGGGCCAGACCGGCATCTCGATCGACTTCGACATGCCGACGCTGATGGGCTTCGACTCGGACCACGAGGACGCGTCTGGCGAGGTCGGGCGGGAGGGCGTCGCAATCGATCATGTCGACGATCTCCATGCGTTGCTCGACAGCATCGACCTCGGCGCGATCAGCGTCTCGATGACCATCAACCCCACGGCGTGGGTGCTGCTAGCGATGCACGTGGTCGTCGCGGAGGAGCGCGGCGTGCCGCTCGACGGTCTCGCAGGGACGACACAGGCCGACATCGTCAAGGAGTTCGTCGCCCAGAAGGAGTGGGTCTATCCGGTCGCGCCGTCGATGCGGCTTGTACGAGACATGATCGTGTTCTCCGCGGAGCGGCTTCCGCGCTGGAACGCTGTGAACATCAGCGGGTACCACATTCGGGAGGCGGGGGCGACGGCGTCGCAGGAAGTCGCCTTTACGCTCGCAGCCGGCATTGCGTACTCGGAGGACGTGGTCGCGAGCGGCCTTCCCTTTGACGACTTTGCCCCGCGGCTCTCGTTTTACTTCGTCGCCGACAGCGAGTTTCTCGAGGAGGTGGCGAAGTTCCGCGCCGCGCGCCGGCTCTGGGCGCGAATCGCGCGCGACCGGTTCGGGGCCGAGAACCCGGAGTCGATGCGGCTGCGCTTCCACTGCCAGACGGCCGGCTCCGCGCTAACCGCTCGGCAGCCGCTAAATAACATCGTGCGCGCGTCGCTCCAGGCGCTCGCGGCCGTCTTCGGCGGTGCTCAGTCCCTGCATGTGAGTGGTATGGATGAGGCTCTCGCGATTCCGTCCGAGCTCGCGATGAAGGTCGCGCTGCGGACGCAGCAGATCATTCTCGAGGAGTCCGGCGTCTCGTCCACGATCGATCCGCTCGGCGGTTCTTACGCTGTCGAAGCGTTGACCAATGAGATCGAGCAAGAGGCCGCGGAGTACCTCGAGGAGATCGACGCCCGGGGCGGCACGGTTGAGTGCGTTGAGTCGGGCTTCTTCCAACAGGAGATCGCCGACGCCGCATACCGCAGCCAGCTCGAGAAGGAGTCGGGCGAACGGGTTGTCGTCGGGGTCAACGCCTACCGCGAGCAGCAGGATGGCGCTTTGCCCTTCGAGATCCACCGCATCGACCCGAAGACGGAGGCCCGCAAGGTTGCGGCCTTGCGCGAGTTCAGGGCGCGGCGCGACCAGGCGCGGGTCGATTCAGCGCTCGAGGAACTCGGCCGCGTTGCGGCTACTGACGAGAACGTGATGTTGCCGACGATCGAGGCCGTTCGAGCGCGTGCCACGGGCGGGGAGATCGTCGACACGCTGCGCGCGCCGTTTGGCACCTACGTCGAGACTGTGGTTTTTTGA
- a CDS encoding cobalamin B12-binding domain-containing protein, which produces MTDTPIRVLVGKVGLDGHDRGVKVVARALRDAGMEIIYTGLHRKATEVVHVAVQEDVDVIGISVLSGAHMTIFPQILDLLREHDADDVLLIGGGTILQEDVEELERLGVARVFGVDTPLGEIIEFIRANAGRRM; this is translated from the coding sequence ATGACGGATACGCCGATCCGCGTTCTGGTGGGCAAGGTCGGGCTTGACGGCCACGATCGAGGAGTGAAGGTCGTGGCCCGTGCCCTTCGCGACGCTGGCATGGAGATCATCTACACGGGGCTCCACCGGAAAGCGACCGAGGTCGTGCACGTCGCGGTTCAGGAGGACGTGGATGTCATCGGCATCAGCGTCCTCTCGGGTGCCCACATGACGATCTTCCCGCAGATACTCGACCTGCTTCGGGAGCACGACGCCGATGACGTCCTACTGATCGGCGGGGGTACGATCCTGCAGGAGGACGTCGAGGAGCTCGAGCGGCTTGGCGTCGCAAGGGTGTTCGGCGTTGACACGCCGCTAGGCGAGATCATCGAGTTCATCAGGGCCAACGCGGGCCGGCGCATGTGA
- a CDS encoding AMP-binding protein: MSGRYLAPEETMDPALRDELVLAKLRRQVEYVWERSPFYRRLWGDAGVNPEMLQTLADLRRFPLVTKDAIRRDQAETPPFGSNLCCDPADVSRIHGTSGTTGRPVLFAVSREDWIRIGATHGRIMWSFGIRPGDSVFLASYFSLYMGSWGALAGAEALGATVFPYGAGVPGQTERALVYLEFVRPTVFYGTPSYALHLANVAEAHDVDPRQLGFRIMFFSGEAGAGIATTKARIESTFGALCVDTGSMAEMTPWMTNAECDERTGMHLWDDIVYTEIVDRETLEPIGGDGEGVPVYTHLERSSQPMIRLLSGDLTRVTSEPCPCGRTYRRLPEGIYGRIDDMLVLRGANVYPHVIENVLRGVPGLGSEYRLIVERPDELDLLTIECEAPDAGVASAVAERVQRAIGLRAAVTIHPVGTLPTTEFKARRVIDRRAAEPAGA; the protein is encoded by the coding sequence GTGAGCGGGCGGTATCTCGCGCCGGAGGAGACGATGGACCCGGCACTGCGCGACGAGCTGGTTCTCGCGAAGCTCCGGCGACAGGTGGAGTACGTGTGGGAACGATCGCCGTTCTACCGGCGGCTGTGGGGCGACGCTGGTGTGAATCCGGAGATGCTGCAGACGCTGGCTGACCTGCGCCGCTTCCCGCTGGTCACAAAGGACGCGATTCGCCGCGATCAGGCCGAGACGCCGCCGTTCGGCTCGAACCTCTGCTGCGACCCCGCCGACGTCTCGCGCATCCACGGCACGTCCGGCACCACGGGCCGGCCGGTGCTGTTCGCCGTCTCACGGGAGGACTGGATCCGGATCGGCGCCACTCACGGGCGGATCATGTGGAGCTTCGGGATCCGCCCCGGCGATTCGGTCTTCCTCGCTTCGTACTTCAGTCTCTACATGGGCAGCTGGGGCGCGCTTGCGGGTGCCGAGGCGCTTGGCGCAACGGTCTTTCCGTATGGTGCCGGCGTCCCCGGCCAGACTGAGCGCGCACTCGTGTACCTGGAGTTTGTCAGGCCGACCGTTTTCTACGGCACGCCGTCGTACGCGCTGCATCTGGCCAATGTCGCGGAGGCGCACGACGTCGACCCACGGCAACTCGGCTTTAGGATCATGTTCTTCTCCGGAGAAGCCGGGGCTGGTATCGCAACGACTAAGGCGCGCATCGAGTCCACGTTCGGCGCCCTCTGCGTCGACACAGGCTCGATGGCCGAGATGACGCCGTGGATGACGAACGCCGAGTGCGACGAGCGCACTGGCATGCATCTGTGGGACGACATCGTTTACACCGAGATCGTTGACCGCGAAACGCTGGAGCCGATCGGTGGCGATGGCGAAGGTGTGCCGGTGTACACGCACCTCGAGCGATCGTCGCAGCCAATGATCCGCCTCCTCTCGGGCGATCTGACTCGCGTGACAAGCGAGCCGTGCCCCTGCGGCCGCACGTACCGCCGGCTGCCAGAAGGGATCTATGGCCGGATCGACGACATGCTCGTGCTCCGCGGAGCGAACGTCTACCCGCACGTAATTGAGAATGTCCTGCGCGGCGTTCCTGGGCTCGGGTCTGAATACCGACTGATCGTGGAGAGGCCCGACGAGCTCGACCTGCTTACGATCGAGTGCGAGGCACCCGATGCGGGCGTAGCCTCGGCTGTGGCCGAGCGCGTTCAGCGCGCGATCGGCTTGCGGGCGGCGGTAACCATCCACCCCGTTGGAACGCTACCGACCACCGAGTTCAAGGCGCGCCGCGTGATAGATCGCCGCGCCGCGGAGCCTGCGGGCGCGTGA
- a CDS encoding IS630 family transposase, which produces NELVASIRTWITNWNDDPKPFVWHKSADEILDSLAAYCRRISDSGH; this is translated from the coding sequence TCAACGAGCTCGTCGCCTCGATCCGCACCTGGATCACAAACTGGAACGACGACCCAAAACCGTTCGTCTGGCACAAGAGCGCCGACGAGATCCTCGATAGCCTCGCAGCATATTGTCGGCGAATCTCTGACTCAGGACACTAG